A window of Ruminiclostridium herbifermentans genomic DNA:
ATTCTGGTGGTACAGAATACTGGCATTCATTATGGTTGAACATGCTGGATGAATTTACTTTTACTTTATGTGGAGTTATTTGATAAGGCTTTCTTATGGTATCGGCTGGTAAGCTTCCTAAGAAAGCTTTTTCCTTGTTGAAATACATTAATGGAATACGACCTGTACCTTGATTTACCTGCATGTTTACTCTGTTATTTATTCGTGTGACCAACTCATTAAGTTCCTTGTAATCAAGTTTTCCATTGTAGGCTCTTATCTCATCAAGTAGTTTCATTGGTGCTTCTACTTTGGCTTTTGTTCTTGGTCTTCCTGCAATACAAGGGTGCACCTTAAAACCATAATCATCCGCAAACTGCTTAAATTTTATATTTATTTTCCCTTCTGTATACTCTGTTCTTGGCTCATCCATAACTGTTTTCATATTATCGGTGACAATCTCACTTGGAACACCTCCAAACGTGTTAAACGCATCATCAAGGAATGAAAATAATATGTCCTGTGTTTTTGATAGAGATACCCTGTATACTCTAAAACGTGAGTATGACAGCAATAATACAAATATGTTTACTTCTATTATTTCACCTGTTGAAAGAGTAAATCGTATAGACTCTTTCCAGTCTAGTTGTGCTTGTTGACCCATTCCTGTTTCATAACGTATGGTTACGTTATTTGCGTTTGAAGGTCTGCTTTTTTTGAAATATGAGTCTAGTTCAGGATATTTTCTTAGATAGTAGCAGAAATTCACATAAGACCCTTCATAAGAATGATTGTCTACTAGGTATTGCCATAAAACTCTTCTGTAATAAAATATCTGCTGGCTGTTATCAGATAGAAGCTCTGCGATAATGTCATAGTAAGCAGTGATACAATTCACGCATTCTCTGGATTTGGCCTTATGAAAGCCATTAATGTATTTATCAACTGTACGCCTATCGACATCAAGTTCCCTTGCGATCTGGCTTTTATTAACCTTCAATGTTGTGTCCTCCATAAATGGTTTTAACTTATAAAGATCCTTGACAGTTTGAATATTTAAATCTGTTATGATACTACTTTTGATAATCATTAGGGTACCTCCTTTTGTACCCTGTAATCATACCATTTGTACATTTTTATTTAATATTATTTGTACATTATTAATTATAACTTTATACCAATTGGATTGCAAGGAAATGAAATATAGCATTTAAAACCCTGTTCCCCTGTCTGCTGCGTTGGTCTTTGCCCTTTCCGGCAGAACTGAAATTAACTGGAGCTACCCCGCTAAATTGAGCTAGCTTGTTAGAGTTAGGAAACCTTTCAATATTACCTATCTCTGAAATAATGCTTGCTGCTGTGATAAGGTTTATACCCGGCATTGTGTGAAGCTTATAGCCTGTAAGCTGAATCAGCCTTTCCAATTCTCTGTCGATATCCTCATTTTCCTGCTTTCTGAACTTTAATTCCCGCACAAGGCTCTTGATAACAAGGTCACGCTCGTCTTGATAATCCTTCTCCTTTGGGCTGTTCTCTTCTGATAATGTCAATATTTGATTCACTTTCTTTACAGTTGTACCCCTATGCACCTTCCTCAATTCTTCCAAAAGAGCTTCTGGTTGAACGCCTTTGAGGTATTTGGGGTGTGGATATGTTTCCCAAAAGTACATCGCTGTTTTGGTATCAACATCACAGAAATATTCCTTGTAGCTTGGGTAAACATATGTAAGCTGGGCATTTAGCTGATTTTTAGCAATAATAATTCCTTGTACAATCGAATCCCTGCGTTTTACCAATTGACGGATTGTCCAGAATAAATCATCATGGCTCTCATCTGGCAGTGTGTCCAACATATCCCTAAGTATCTTTGCTACACAGAAAGCATCATAGGAATCATCCTTTTTGGACATGGGGGCACTTGAACGCATTGCATCTGTATAAGCAGGATTTATATGCTTGACAGTGTATTTATGCCCCAAAAGGTAGGAAGCAAAGTTCCTTCCAAAGCCTCTAGTGTCTTCTAAGCCGAATATCGGCTGTAAATTACCATACAGCTTTTTCACATCAGTTATGAATTTATCATATGCCGATGGTCTGTTTGCAAAGGTGATTTCACCTATTTTATTTGTCCAGCAGTCCATAACTACCGCTGTATGTGTGTCTTTATGCATATCAATACCTATAAAAGCCATCTTGCGTTTTTGATAGATAATATCTCCTCCATTTCGTTGTTTGTCTCCATAAAATCTGCCGGCAACCGCACTTTATGAGCGTTAGATTCGATTAGGACATATCCTGTAAAGATGTGTCTCTTGACCTTAATCCTCGCAAGGGAGTTTTAGCCTATCCATTTTTCATGTGACTGATTACGTGATTTCAGGCTCACGAGCCTTTATACTGTTCTTCATTACGTGAATTATTTACTATTTGTAAAAACACTTACAAAAGTACAAATTTCAATTGTGTGTGATGTTACCTCTGGTGAGAAGTGATTGCAAGTAGATTCTGAGAAAAAGACAAAACAAAAAACAGAGAAGAAAAACATTATCGTTTTAATCTTTTCTGCCTAATATTTATTTTGATATGCTGTTTTTTGCTAAGATTTTTGGGAAGTAATTTTCCCCCTTAAACCCCCGGCTGTGTCCCAGTTTATCATGAGTTAAAAAGCCGGTCAAGGAGGGGTTCACCATGAACTGTGGGGCTTTGTTAGGTGTAGCTATGCCTCCGCCGAGTAAATTGATTTTTGCTGCGTCTTTTTTGCTTGCGAAATGCTTACCCCTGTGTGGCGACGTGTTACCTCTGTTTCCGATTTTCTAGTAGCTGTAGGGTACAAATACCCTTGCCAAGACTAAAAACAAATTTGAGGGCAAATCGATCACTGTTCCTTTCGGCACTTTTCCGAACAAATTGTGCTGAACCCCCATATTGATTCTGGTGCGGGATAAAGGCACGTGGTCGCAAGCGACCCGTGCCGAAGCACAACCGCCGGCAGTGCCGACGGTTTAATTGTTTTTGCATAGGTGGTCGGAATGACCGCAAGTGTGTCAATTAGGTGGTCAGAATAGCCTACAAAGGCTGTATTTAGGCATTTGGAGAGAGTGCTATTGGTACTCTTTCAATTACATTCAAGCGCCAAATTCCAGTAAATTTCATCTGTAAAAGTTCACATCATTTTAGCAAATACATTATGGATCTTGAACCTTCGCAAGCATACGTAATTTTTATTTTCAATTTTAAGGTATATATAGCCTCAAAGTTAAACCTTTTCGGTTAATATTCTTCAGCCCATATAAGCAAAAGAGAGCAGTTACCTCTATTGAGATAACCGCCTTTGTGTGAAGTTGTGATGAAATGCTTACACCTACCATATGTTTGCATGAATATGCTTTATATGTCCTGTGATATATCGGTTTTCGCATTTTTCAAATATTCTTCTAAAAATTCTTTGTCATCTTCATCCTCAGGAGTTAAACCAAGATACTTATATTTCCATATTATAAGTCTTTCATGATCATCCGCCTCAGTTAAATCCTCATAGTCATAGTCAATTTTAAATTTTCCTGTACTCTCCAGAATCATTGTTAAACTTGTCCATACTTGTTCACCATTATTATTAAATACTTCCCACAGTTCTTGAAGAGAATTTAGAAACTCTTCTCTCTGTTCTCCATATTTTCCCTTAGGTACACCAAATAGTTTTGGAATATAATAGCTGTAAATTGGCTGATTTCTATCTTTAGTAAGATAATAGAAAAAACCTTTTTGAACATCTTCCAATATCTCACCATAGATAAATACTTTTGTCCATTCTTCTGGAATCATTTGCACAACCTTTTGAGCTACCTTACCAAATATTCTCTCCATTTCGACCGTTTCCATTTATTTTCCCCCTTTTTTATTTAAAAATGTTACTTCAATAGGGTCACCCTTACCAATCTGATAAACTATATTAAATTTAGCAGGGCGTTGAGAATCTCCTTTATATACTACTTCAATATCTAGTTTTACGGGTTTCGGGTTGATCTTCTTTTTACCATCCTTGCCTTTTAAAGCATTAGCCCACATATTTTCGAGTTTTTTCCATTCGCCTTTGTTCAAATTTCCATCCATAGCTACTAGATTATCCAAACCACCTGAGCCTTTAAATATACTTGCTATTAAATGACCACCATCATCTTCAGATAACCTATCTTCCCTGCCTACCGTTTTTTGAGCATATTCATTTCTTTCGGCTAAACCTAACTGCAATACTCCTTCTACACTTCTGATACGACCTTTTTCATCAGTAGAATATGAGTATCCTTCATTGGTAGTATAAGTTACGTTGGGTTTTAAAACTGTTTTCCTTCCATCTTTAGTAAGATGCTCTCCATACTTTACCTCTCTAGCTTCACTTACTCCCGCAGTCTTTAGCGTTCCCTCAGGATTCGATTTTTTAATTGCTGCTATTATTTCATTTTCTTTTTTAATGGTGTCATTTGGCTTATCTGCAATATTGTCAGGATTATCATTCTTTATTGATTCTACTTTATCTTTAGCGATATTGTCAAGTTTTACCTTATCTTCTACAGGTCCTTCTTCACTCGCCATCATTACAACATTCTTATTCTTGCCTCTTTCAACCCACAACTCATGGTCTTCATTGCCTAGCTTGAACTTGACTTTTGGTGTAAGCATTTGCTTGAGTTTGCCTGCCGCACCAGCCACAGCTTCCTTACCTTTATCAACTGCAGCCTTCGCAAACTCCTTGCCCTTGTTTTTCAGATTTTGTTCTCCTAATGATACCAATCTTGTATGTATTCCGGATTTTAGAGTGCCGAAGAAGTCTCCGCCACCGCCTTTTCCTCCGCCGTCTTTACCGCCAGCTTTACCTCCAGCTTGGCCTCCGCCTTTACTTCCGCCTCCAATAAAGCCTGCTATAAGTTTCTCGCCACTGCCAAATGCTGACATAGCTTTCTGCTCTGCATCATCCACAATACCTGTTACTCCTGAAGTAACATCATCTATGGCACCGCTCACCTTATTTATAGGCTCTTGTAATGGTGACGCTATAGACTGTATAGGACCTGATTCAGCTATTTTATTAAGTAAAGCATCTGCAAACGGTATAGTCTGACGTATCAGTTCTACAAGAGATTTTCCAGCAACTGCTTCTATCAGTTTAAATAATGCTTTTAAGAGAGCTGAAGGTGGATTCATTATTATGAAGTTCAGTACCATGTCAACACCCTTATTGATTATCAATTTGAGCAACTCTGCTGGCTTTCCAAGGATTGCTACCTTTTCCTTAATACTTCCCGCAACTGAAGTTATCTTTGTCTTTATACCGCCAAAGAAATTACCGGCTGCTTCTTTAAGTTTTTCTACTCCTTCACTTAATGCCTGTGCAGGATTTTGAGCTACCTCAATAACCTTTACAACTCCGGCATATACCATGCTGAATGGATCAAACCACTTTTTATTAGTGATATTAATTGCTGGGAGTACTTTATTTATTGCACCTGCAACTTTTCCATACACTCCCTTAATTTTATTAAATACCATTGTAAGAGTATTCAGGATTTTTACTAATCCCTTTTCTGCGCCACTACTTGCAGGTTCGGCTCCTTCTTTTTCCTCCTTCTCGCCTTCTGCTCCTGGTAATGCTTTAAGTTCTCCAAAGAGTCCTTTTACAAGGAAATCTGCTAATCCAGACGGACTAAGCATTTCTTTTATATCACTAAGCTTGATACTTCTAATTGTATTTACAAATCCTATAATAGACTTAGCTTTACTAATAAGTCCTGGAAGTGTAGTAGCAAGCCACTTAGCAATTTGTACCAAAACGCTTCCTCCACCAGTTGCAAATGCCAATGCAAGTTCTGCTGCTATCTGTGCAGCTTCTAGTGCAACTTTTAGCATCTCCATAAAGTCCATACTCAGGAACTTCTTCAAACCATCCATAATTCCGTTATACAGCTTTTCTAAGCCTGCAAATAAGTTGTCAAGTCCTTTTGCCATTGTATCTAAAACAAAAGTTACTGCTTTTTTCAAACCTTCTGCTATTTTATTTACAGCTTCTACAGCGGCATTAACTGCTTTATCGATTAATGCACATATTTTCTCAGCTATAGCAGGGAATTTTTCTAATAGCTTATTAACAAGCTTTTTAAGGATCTCTCCTAATCCTTTTATACAATCAACTATCAATTTACGTCCTGCTTCAATTAAATCTAGAGCTGCCTTTTTAGCTTTTTCAAATATAGTTTTTACTGCGCTTCTGAGTGCATTAAATATACCACTAATTGCTTTTTTAACACCATCTACTACTTTTTGAGCTTTATCTTTAACCCAGTCCCAAGCTTGTCCTAACCAACTTTTTTTCTCTTTCTCTCCTTCTTTTTCTTTCTCATCTGCCTCTTTCTTTGCTGTATCACATTCCTTTTCTGCATCAGCTTCGGCAGTTTTAAGAGTTGATTTTACTTCGTTGTCCTTTTCTTCCTTTATATCTCCTACTTCTTTTTTCTTACCTTCCACTTCAGCATTTGCTTCAGTATCATATTCTGCAGTAGCTTGATCAATTTCTCCTTGCCATTGTTCTCTATAGCCTTCTACATCCGCTTTTGCTTTTTCCTGCTCCATTAGCTGCTTTTCTTTGGCTTCTGCCTTGTGGCTCTCTATTTTCTCATCTGCTGCTGCTTTTTCAGCCATTACACCTGCATCATATTCAGCTTTTCCTTTTTCATATTCACTGTTTTGCTGGCTCATGTAAGCTTGCAGTGTATCATTTAAAGAAGGATCTACTCTTGAAGCTACCTCAGGATTTATTGGTTCCATTTTCTTTATATCAAATTTTTTCGGTGCTGCAGCACGTATTGTTTCTTTTGCTTTCAATATAGTATTATCAATTAATGGTGCTATATTGTTTTCTCCAAAATCTCTTTTAATTTGACTTACTTCAGCCTGTTTGGAATTCTCAACACTTTGAGAAGCTTCTGACTCAAAGCCATCTATTTGTGATGGGTCTGCTTCTCCTGTCATACCAATTTCAGGAGGATTCTTAGTGCAAGCCTTTGCCTCCCTCATTACATCATCAGCGTCAAGGTCTTCTGATTCAGGCAAATTAAAGTCCTGAATATTTCCTTCCTGTGCTTTTCCACCTGTTTTTGCAGACTTAAAGGCATCTATAGCCTTATGTGTTATTGAATTCTGCTTTTTATCTGTATTACCCTGTTTATCTACAGGTTCTAATCCTGTAGGTGTCGGTATTTCAGGTAATAACTTCTGAGCTTTATCTTTTTCCTTATCAAAGGCTCCTTGTGAAGCAGCATTTGCCTCAGAGAAGGTATTTATAACCTGAGTTGCATCTGCACTACCTAACTTACTCAATATTTCTCCAGGATTCTCACCAGTTATTTTAGGTGCAGGCTTTACTTCTCTTTTGGGTTTAAGACTATCATTAATTTTTTGAGCGCTTGGGCCTTGTGCTCCTCCTTCTCCTTTTCCAAGAGCAGAGCCTCCCTCTGACTTTGAAGAATCAGCTTTATTGCCTTCTTTGTTTTTCTCCTTATTAGTTTGATTTTTTGAAGATGGCTCCTCAGTTGCTTTTGAAGATGTTTCTGCGGCTGGCTTCTGTGCTTTTTGTTCAGCTTTCTTGTCAGCTGTAGGTAACACTGTTTCTAGCGCTGATTTCTCAGTGGCTTTTTCCTTTCGTTCCTCTTTTGGTTCTGCCTGCGCCGATACATTTCCTACTGTCCCTACTGCTTTTTGTTTTTTTTGTGCTACTGCATTGTTAACAGCTTGGGCTGCTGACTTTTGTGCTGTATTCGGTGTTGCCTGAACTGCTGACTGAGCCGCTGTTATAGGTGCTGCAGGAGCTGTCGTCTTTGCTGCTGGCTGAGCCACTGTATTCGCTGCTGCTGGAGCTGCCGTCTTTGCTGCTGGCTGGGCCGCTGTATTCGCTGCTGCTGGGGCTACCGTCTTTGCTGCTGGCTGGGCCGCTGCATTCGCTGCTGCTGGGGCTACCGTCTTTGCTGCTGGCTGAGCCGCTGTATTCGCTGCTGCAGGAGCTGTCGTCTTTGCTGCTGGCTGGGCCGCTGTTATAGGTGCTGCAGGAGCTGCCGTCTTTGCTGCTGGCTGAGCCGCTGTTTTCGCTGCTGCAGGAGCTGTCGTCTTTGCTGCTGGCTGAGCTGCTGTATTCGCTGCTGCAGAAGCTGTCGTCTTTGCTGCTGGCTGAGCTGCGGTTTTCGCTGCTGCAGGGGCTGCTGTCTTTGCTGCTGGCTGAGCCGCTGTTTTCGCTGCTGCTGGGGCTGCTGTCTTTGTCGCCGATTGGGTAGCTGTCTTTTGTTCAGCCTGAGCGTCTGTCTTTGCAGTTGACTGAGCTGCAGT
This region includes:
- a CDS encoding immunity protein YezG family protein, encoding METVEMERIFGKVAQKVVQMIPEEWTKVFIYGEILEDVQKGFFYYLTKDRNQPIYSYYIPKLFGVPKGKYGEQREEFLNSLQELWEVFNNNGEQVWTSLTMILESTGKFKIDYDYEDLTEADDHERLIIWKYKYLGLTPEDEDDKEFLEEYLKNAKTDISQDI
- a CDS encoding DNA/RNA non-specific endonuclease, with product MQTQKSADQKSEQSSGRVSNNLKNVPASQKPTTKNSTVRTTEYRKMIEICLTDPDSVTRDEFIAFQSAMGYGQTVRLLEEGKRRKMARNGENKGAEANSAADNLKQKVDIAKSAKNEVDSKNEMQTDKVSTANSLTKTIIDTAKTKKNEPVAEQKTAAQSTAKTDAQAEQKTATQSATKTAAPAAAKTAAQPAAKTAAPAAAKTAAQPAAKTTASAAANTAAQPAAKTTAPAAAKTAAQPAAKTAAPAAPITAAQPAAKTTAPAAANTAAQPAAKTVAPAAANAAAQPAAKTVAPAAANTAAQPAAKTAAPAAANTVAQPAAKTTAPAAPITAAQSAVQATPNTAQKSAAQAVNNAVAQKKQKAVGTVGNVSAQAEPKEERKEKATEKSALETVLPTADKKAEQKAQKPAAETSSKATEEPSSKNQTNKEKNKEGNKADSSKSEGGSALGKGEGGAQGPSAQKINDSLKPKREVKPAPKITGENPGEILSKLGSADATQVINTFSEANAASQGAFDKEKDKAQKLLPEIPTPTGLEPVDKQGNTDKKQNSITHKAIDAFKSAKTGGKAQEGNIQDFNLPESEDLDADDVMREAKACTKNPPEIGMTGEADPSQIDGFESEASQSVENSKQAEVSQIKRDFGENNIAPLIDNTILKAKETIRAAAPKKFDIKKMEPINPEVASRVDPSLNDTLQAYMSQQNSEYEKGKAEYDAGVMAEKAAADEKIESHKAEAKEKQLMEQEKAKADVEGYREQWQGEIDQATAEYDTEANAEVEGKKKEVGDIKEEKDNEVKSTLKTAEADAEKECDTAKKEADEKEKEGEKEKKSWLGQAWDWVKDKAQKVVDGVKKAISGIFNALRSAVKTIFEKAKKAALDLIEAGRKLIVDCIKGLGEILKKLVNKLLEKFPAIAEKICALIDKAVNAAVEAVNKIAEGLKKAVTFVLDTMAKGLDNLFAGLEKLYNGIMDGLKKFLSMDFMEMLKVALEAAQIAAELALAFATGGGSVLVQIAKWLATTLPGLISKAKSIIGFVNTIRSIKLSDIKEMLSPSGLADFLVKGLFGELKALPGAEGEKEEKEGAEPASSGAEKGLVKILNTLTMVFNKIKGVYGKVAGAINKVLPAINITNKKWFDPFSMVYAGVVKVIEVAQNPAQALSEGVEKLKEAAGNFFGGIKTKITSVAGSIKEKVAILGKPAELLKLIINKGVDMVLNFIIMNPPSALLKALFKLIEAVAGKSLVELIRQTIPFADALLNKIAESGPIQSIASPLQEPINKVSGAIDDVTSGVTGIVDDAEQKAMSAFGSGEKLIAGFIGGGSKGGGQAGGKAGGKDGGGKGGGGDFFGTLKSGIHTRLVSLGEQNLKNKGKEFAKAAVDKGKEAVAGAAGKLKQMLTPKVKFKLGNEDHELWVERGKNKNVVMMASEEGPVEDKVKLDNIAKDKVESIKNDNPDNIADKPNDTIKKENEIIAAIKKSNPEGTLKTAGVSEAREVKYGEHLTKDGRKTVLKPNVTYTTNEGYSYSTDEKGRIRSVEGVLQLGLAERNEYAQKTVGREDRLSEDDGGHLIASIFKGSGGLDNLVAMDGNLNKGEWKKLENMWANALKGKDGKKKINPKPVKLDIEVVYKGDSQRPAKFNIVYQIGKGDPIEVTFLNKKGGK
- a CDS encoding IS110 family transposase — its product is MHKDTHTAVVMDCWTNKIGEITFANRPSAYDKFITDVKKLYGNLQPIFGLEDTRGFGRNFASYLLGHKYTVKHINPAYTDAMRSSAPMSKKDDSYDAFCVAKILRDMLDTLPDESHDDLFWTIRQLVKRRDSIVQGIIIAKNQLNAQLTYVYPSYKEYFCDVDTKTAMYFWETYPHPKYLKGVQPEALLEELRKVHRGTTVKKVNQILTLSEENSPKEKDYQDERDLVIKSLVRELKFRKQENEDIDRELERLIQLTGYKLHTMPGINLITAASIISEIGNIERFPNSNKLAQFSGVAPVNFSSAGKGKDQRSRQGNRVLNAIFHFLAIQLV
- the istA gene encoding IS21 family transposase — protein: MIIKSSIITDLNIQTVKDLYKLKPFMEDTTLKVNKSQIARELDVDRRTVDKYINGFHKAKSRECVNCITAYYDIIAELLSDNSQQIFYYRRVLWQYLVDNHSYEGSYVNFCYYLRKYPELDSYFKKSRPSNANNVTIRYETGMGQQAQLDWKESIRFTLSTGEIIEVNIFVLLLSYSRFRVYRVSLSKTQDILFSFLDDAFNTFGGVPSEIVTDNMKTVMDEPRTEYTEGKINIKFKQFADDYGFKVHPCIAGRPRTKAKVEAPMKLLDEIRAYNGKLDYKELNELVTRINNRVNMQVNQGTGRIPLMYFNKEKAFLGSLPADTIRKPYQITPHKVKVNSSSMFNHNECQYSVPPEYIGKTLTLQVYDGYIHVYYNMELITIHTLSKKKLNYFTEHYTAIARKSHAFKEENINERAKENLQVIGEVYSYE